From the Cygnus atratus isolate AKBS03 ecotype Queensland, Australia unplaced genomic scaffold, CAtr_DNAZoo_HiC_assembly HiC_scaffold_134, whole genome shotgun sequence genome, one window contains:
- the LOC118258494 gene encoding claw keratin-like, with product MSCSSLCAPVCGVAAPAPVADSANEPCVRQCPDSTVVIQPPATVLTLPGPILSSFPQHAVVGSAGVPGVAGGFGGTFGGRGGFGGYGGLGGYGGLLGYGGLGGYGGLGGYGGLGGYGGYGAFGSCGYGGWRRGLRYLSGSCGPC from the coding sequence atgtcctgctccagcctgtgtGCCCCTGTGTGTGGGGTGGCCGCCCCGGCCCCAGTGGCTGACAGCGCCAACGAGCCCTGCGTGCGGCAGTGCCCCGACTCCACCGTGGTGATCCAGCCCCCGGCCACGGTGCTCACCTTGCCCGggcccatcctcagctccttcccgcaGCATGCCGTGGTCGGCTCGGCAGGAGTCCCGGGTGTGGCAGGGGGCTTCGGCGGCACTTTTGGAGGCCGTGGTGGCTTTGGGGGCTATGGAGGCCTTGGGGGTTATGGCGGCCTTTTGGGCTATGGAGGCCTTGGTGGTTATGGAGGCCTTGGAGGCTATGGAGGCCTTGGAGGCTATGGGGGCTATGGAGCATTTGGGAGCTGCGGATATGGTGGCTGGCGTCGGGGCCTCAGGTACCTCAGTGGCAGCTGTGGGCCCTGCTAA